A genomic window from Halogeometricum borinquense DSM 11551 includes:
- a CDS encoding cystathionine gamma-synthase, which translates to MDDDSTHRIETRAIHAGQDPDEETGALMTPIYANSTYVQDGPGDHRGYEYSRTGNPTRSDLEDNLAALEGGEFGRAFSSGMGGINTVLNLLEAGDHVVTGDDVYGGTHRIFTQVYDKYDLSFDFVDTTDHDAVADAMREETALLWAETPTNPLMRVNDISALADLAHEYDALCAVDNTFATPYLQRPLEHGADIVSHSLTKYLGGHSDVVAGALITDDEELDEEIGFYQNSVGATPSPFDCFLVLRGTKTLGVRMDRHCENASELARWLDDHDAVSDVYYPGLESHPQHELAAEQMDDFGGMLSFEVDGTLEQASTVVEETDVFTLAESLGGVESLIEQPAAMTHAAIPREERLEAGLTDGLVRVSVGIEHVDDMKADLDAAFDAAF; encoded by the coding sequence ATGGACGACGACAGTACTCATCGAATCGAGACGCGCGCGATTCACGCCGGACAAGACCCTGACGAGGAGACGGGTGCCCTGATGACGCCTATCTACGCCAACTCGACGTACGTGCAAGATGGACCGGGCGACCACCGCGGCTACGAGTACTCGCGGACGGGGAACCCGACGCGGTCGGACCTCGAAGACAACCTCGCCGCCCTCGAAGGCGGGGAGTTCGGTCGCGCGTTCTCCTCGGGAATGGGGGGAATTAACACAGTTCTCAATCTGCTTGAAGCGGGCGACCACGTCGTAACCGGTGACGACGTGTACGGCGGTACACACCGTATCTTCACGCAGGTGTACGACAAGTACGACCTCTCTTTCGACTTCGTAGACACCACCGACCACGATGCCGTGGCCGATGCGATGCGCGAAGAGACGGCGCTGTTGTGGGCTGAGACGCCGACAAATCCGCTGATGCGTGTCAACGACATCTCGGCACTCGCGGACCTCGCACACGAGTACGACGCGCTCTGCGCCGTTGACAACACGTTCGCCACGCCGTACCTCCAGCGACCGCTCGAACACGGTGCGGATATCGTCTCGCATTCGCTGACGAAGTACCTCGGTGGCCACTCTGACGTTGTCGCGGGCGCGCTCATCACCGACGACGAGGAACTGGACGAAGAGATCGGATTCTACCAGAACTCCGTCGGCGCGACGCCGTCGCCGTTCGACTGTTTCCTCGTCCTCCGCGGAACGAAAACGCTTGGCGTCCGGATGGACCGCCACTGCGAGAACGCAAGCGAACTCGCTCGCTGGCTGGATGACCACGACGCCGTCTCCGACGTGTACTACCCCGGTCTGGAGTCGCACCCGCAACACGAACTCGCAGCCGAACAGATGGACGACTTCGGTGGAATGCTCTCGTTCGAGGTTGACGGGACGCTTGAACAGGCCTCCACCGTCGTCGAGGAGACGGACGTGTTCACGCTTGCAGAGAGTCTCGGCGGCGTCGAGAGCCTCATCGAACAGCCCGCAGCGATGACGCACGCAGCCATCCCACGCGAGGAACGACTCGAAGCGGGCCTCACCGACGGCCTCGTCCGCGTCTCAGTTGGAATCGAACACGTGGACGATATGAAGGCGGATCTCGACGCCGCGTTCGACGCCGCATTCTAG
- a CDS encoding isopentenyl phosphate kinase, protein MTTVLKLGGSVVTDKSTPETVDDDSLDAAVAAVADSDPSRLVIVHGGGSFGHHNAEKHGVSDSQGTHDAEAVFEIHDAMRRLNDAVVTRLQDAGIAALPVQPLSLGARDAEAAFSLPLDSTATMLDEGFVPVLHGDVIAHAASGATVVSGDELVTTLARGLDADRVGLCSTVPGVLDADNEVIPEITAFEDVASVLGGSDATDVTGGMAAKVRALLELGAPAHVFGPDALPRFLAGEDAGTVIRD, encoded by the coding sequence ATGACGACCGTCCTCAAACTCGGCGGAAGCGTCGTCACGGACAAATCAACCCCTGAGACGGTCGATGACGACAGCCTCGACGCCGCGGTAGCCGCGGTAGCCGATTCGGACCCCTCACGCCTCGTCATCGTTCACGGTGGCGGGAGTTTCGGCCATCACAACGCCGAAAAGCACGGCGTCAGCGACAGTCAAGGGACGCACGACGCCGAAGCGGTCTTCGAGATTCACGACGCGATGCGCCGCCTGAACGACGCCGTCGTGACGCGGCTTCAGGACGCTGGCATCGCAGCACTGCCGGTTCAGCCACTCTCGTTGGGTGCGCGGGACGCCGAAGCCGCCTTTTCGCTCCCACTCGATTCGACGGCGACGATGCTGGATGAGGGGTTCGTCCCCGTTCTTCACGGCGATGTCATTGCCCACGCGGCGTCGGGCGCAACGGTGGTCAGCGGTGACGAACTCGTCACGACGCTCGCTCGCGGTCTTGATGCCGACCGTGTCGGACTCTGTTCGACCGTTCCGGGTGTTCTCGACGCCGACAACGAAGTGATTCCAGAAATCACGGCGTTCGAGGATGTAGCGAGCGTTCTCGGTGGCAGTGACGCGACTGACGTGACCGGCGGAATGGCCGCGAAGGTGCGCGCTCTCCTCGAACTCGGCGCGCCCGCTCACGTCTTCGGACCCGACGCCCTCCCGCGATTTCTTGCGGGCGAGGACGCCGGAACCGTCATCCGTGATTGA
- a CDS encoding HVO_2753 family zinc finger protein, with product MSQSDQRHARQCVSCGINISGMSAATFDCPECDTEISRCAKCRKQSNLYECPDCGFMGP from the coding sequence ATGAGCCAGTCCGACCAGCGACACGCGAGACAGTGCGTGTCCTGCGGGATCAACATCTCCGGCATGAGCGCGGCGACGTTCGACTGCCCGGAGTGCGACACCGAGATTTCGCGCTGTGCGAAGTGTCGAAAGCAGAGCAACCTCTATGAGTGTCCCGACTGCGGCTTCATGGGTCCGTAA
- a CDS encoding elongation factor 1-beta — protein MGKVASKMKVMPNSPEIDLDELQERLEDSLPEGAKINGFERDDVAFGLVALLPTVIVPDDAGGTEAVEEAFSDVDGVESVSVENVGRI, from the coding sequence ATGGGAAAAGTAGCTTCCAAAATGAAGGTCATGCCGAACAGCCCCGAAATCGACCTCGACGAGCTTCAGGAGCGTCTCGAAGACTCGCTTCCCGAAGGCGCGAAGATCAACGGCTTCGAGCGTGACGATGTCGCATTCGGCCTCGTCGCCCTCCTGCCGACGGTCATCGTCCCCGACGACGCGGGCGGCACGGAAGCCGTCGAAGAGGCGTTCTCGGACGTAGACGGCGTCGAAAGCGTCTCCGTCGAAAACGTCGGCCGCATCTAA
- a CDS encoding tripartite tricarboxylate transporter permease, which translates to MPVSLVQLPAIPWSLPVIAALWSHPAAVTLGFAVGGVFLGTVSGLVPGLHVNALALLLAAVAPTITAPPTAIGTAVIAAGVVHTFLDVVPALVLGVPDAATAVGSLPGHRLVLAGRGREAIRLSAVGSGVAVACAVPLALPLSHFVATGREQLYAALPLILAVVIVLLVAAEPTWRRRTGGVACFTLATALGTLTLDLPTAGSLVPSSAASMLAPLFAGLFGAPVLIDSLDGRGTIPPQDGTKAALSLRETLRAAVSGVGGGALVGYLPGVSAGVATVLALGGVGGDSRPGDESDADRIDRQYIVATSGADTATAVFAAAALVVVGDERSGVAVALASVGGGGSPFGSVTALAVLVFAAGVGAILVPVLGDRYLTVVRRLPHRPLSATILAVLWVLAGVFAGVTGLCVFAVAALLGLLPPRLGVRRVHLMGVLVGPIVLG; encoded by the coding sequence ATGCCCGTCTCGCTGGTTCAACTACCTGCCATCCCGTGGTCGCTCCCGGTCATCGCCGCACTGTGGTCACACCCTGCTGCCGTGACCCTCGGGTTCGCCGTCGGCGGTGTCTTCCTCGGAACAGTGAGCGGACTCGTCCCGGGGTTGCACGTCAACGCACTCGCGCTCCTGTTGGCGGCGGTCGCACCAACGATCACGGCGCCGCCAACAGCGATTGGGACCGCCGTCATCGCGGCGGGCGTCGTGCACACGTTTCTTGACGTGGTTCCAGCGCTCGTCCTCGGCGTCCCCGACGCCGCAACGGCAGTCGGGTCGTTGCCCGGTCACCGACTGGTCCTCGCCGGACGTGGACGCGAGGCGATCCGCCTGTCGGCCGTCGGAAGCGGTGTCGCCGTCGCGTGTGCAGTGCCACTCGCATTGCCCCTCTCGCATTTCGTCGCCACCGGGCGCGAGCAGTTATACGCAGCGCTCCCCCTCATCCTCGCCGTCGTCATCGTCCTCCTCGTCGCCGCCGAACCGACGTGGCGACGGCGCACCGGTGGCGTCGCGTGTTTCACACTCGCCACGGCACTCGGCACGCTCACGCTCGATTTGCCCACTGCGGGATCGCTCGTTCCATCGTCGGCCGCGTCAATGCTTGCGCCGTTGTTCGCCGGATTGTTCGGCGCGCCTGTCCTCATTGATTCGCTCGACGGACGTGGGACAATCCCACCACAGGACGGGACAAAAGCAGCGCTCTCACTGCGGGAGACGCTCCGAGCGGCGGTCTCTGGTGTGGGTGGCGGCGCGCTCGTCGGCTACCTACCGGGCGTCTCGGCGGGCGTGGCGACGGTCCTCGCACTCGGCGGCGTTGGCGGTGACAGTCGTCCCGGTGATGAAAGTGACGCTGATCGGATCGACCGCCAGTACATCGTAGCGACCAGCGGTGCGGACACGGCGACAGCCGTCTTCGCGGCCGCGGCACTCGTCGTGGTTGGCGACGAACGAAGCGGCGTTGCTGTCGCACTCGCATCCGTCGGTGGCGGCGGGTCGCCGTTCGGGTCGGTGACGGCCCTCGCAGTCCTCGTCTTCGCTGCGGGTGTCGGTGCGATACTCGTTCCCGTCCTCGGCGACCGCTATCTAACCGTCGTGCGACGACTGCCGCACCGTCCGCTCTCTGCGACCATTCTCGCCGTACTGTGGGTGCTCGCCGGCGTCTTTGCCGGAGTCACTGGTCTGTGCGTCTTCGCCGTCGCCGCACTGCTCGGCCTTCTTCCGCCGCGTCTGGGTGTTCGTCGCGTTCACCTGATGGGGGTGCTAGTCGGCCCCATCGTACTCGGATGA
- a CDS encoding DUF6498-containing protein gives MAPPRHGDSLPPAFGFLPVLVANLPPLIGVLWLDWDPETLVAVYALELQLLFLLAGAKALFAGQPPVSDRESGVISVSSNDLVAKRGSVSVHEFLPPIYPRNVPFAAAVIYGGAWFGLFISFSLSEVIAVSDVIRHPAVLSSVAVLLIGQLGETGYSYIRSGRYADVSPYSVVEIPARQGFFLMAVLFIVPFIAPVTGAAGTTLALVGFVFAKLLFEWSGFRAERDGGGRLTSWLSGPDSDSALEPLDVPDDDPSAAIDVDRRAVAATAVWRAVTTTGPFYATMATFVWLGLIAIVAGEPSPALRSGSAFIAFLLFCIMFCSDIVMGVLESGWVTYRRIGDQLVAYDRLTGDTQWSAPVGVLHNATVVETQFSDRYFDTRRLTVKTGGDDDDTERTLGPVSNPEALIETFELPIRSTELSPLNQWLAGIAVASACLIVVAGATLLVTPFGPPAGWLYVLLLLPFLTAVPKGVWKLAHA, from the coding sequence ATGGCTCCTCCACGGCACGGCGATTCTCTTCCACCCGCGTTCGGGTTCCTCCCGGTTCTCGTCGCAAACCTACCTCCGCTCATCGGGGTGTTGTGGCTCGATTGGGATCCGGAAACACTTGTCGCCGTGTACGCCCTTGAGCTACAGTTGCTATTCCTCCTCGCGGGAGCGAAAGCGCTGTTCGCCGGCCAGCCGCCAGTCTCCGATCGAGAGAGTGGCGTCATCAGCGTGTCGAGTAACGATCTCGTCGCCAAACGCGGGAGCGTGAGCGTTCACGAGTTCCTTCCACCCATATACCCGCGCAACGTTCCGTTCGCTGCTGCAGTCATCTATGGCGGTGCGTGGTTCGGCCTTTTCATCAGCTTCAGCCTCTCAGAAGTCATTGCAGTCAGTGATGTCATCCGTCATCCGGCAGTACTCTCAAGCGTCGCTGTGCTGCTCATCGGTCAACTCGGCGAGACCGGCTACTCCTACATTCGGAGCGGACGGTACGCAGATGTCTCTCCGTACTCAGTCGTCGAAATTCCCGCTCGGCAGGGATTCTTCCTCATGGCCGTCCTATTTATCGTCCCGTTTATCGCCCCAGTAACGGGTGCTGCCGGAACAACGCTTGCGCTCGTTGGATTCGTGTTTGCAAAACTCCTCTTCGAGTGGTCCGGCTTCCGTGCGGAACGCGACGGTGGAGGTCGGCTCACTAGCTGGCTCTCTGGTCCGGATAGCGATTCCGCGCTGGAACCGCTCGACGTTCCCGATGATGATCCCTCAGCCGCGATTGACGTTGACCGGCGTGCGGTTGCGGCGACCGCGGTCTGGCGTGCAGTTACGACTACGGGACCGTTTTACGCCACCATGGCCACGTTTGTCTGGCTCGGACTGATCGCCATCGTTGCCGGCGAGCCGTCTCCAGCCCTCCGGAGTGGCTCGGCTTTTATCGCATTCCTGCTGTTCTGCATCATGTTCTGTAGCGACATCGTCATGGGAGTCCTCGAGAGCGGCTGGGTAACGTACCGACGCATTGGCGACCAGCTTGTCGCCTACGACCGACTAACCGGCGACACACAGTGGTCGGCGCCGGTGGGTGTCCTTCACAACGCGACAGTCGTGGAAACTCAGTTCTCAGACCGGTATTTCGACACACGAAGGCTGACCGTGAAGACGGGGGGAGACGACGATGACACCGAACGCACCCTCGGGCCAGTCAGTAATCCGGAAGCACTGATCGAGACGTTCGAGCTACCGATTCGGTCAACCGAACTCTCGCCGCTCAACCAGTGGCTCGCTGGCATCGCTGTCGCCTCGGCTTGCCTCATCGTGGTCGCTGGTGCCACGTTGCTCGTAACGCCGTTCGGTCCACCCGCTGGCTGGCTGTACGTGTTGCTTCTGCTTCCGTTCCTCACCGCTGTCCCGAAGGGAGTCTGGAAACTTGCGCACGCGTGA
- the mvk gene encoding mevalonate kinase, producing MTVSSAPGKVYLFGEHAVVYGEPAVPCAIERRATVSVETREDSRVRVSAPDLSLDGFTVEYGGNGDERPDVNVSEGLVEAGIEYIDVAVEQARDAANAPNAGFDVTVESDIPLGAGLGSSAAVVVASIDAATRELGHPLDPEELAARAYRAEYEVQDGQASRADTFCCAVGGAVRVEGDDCQHIDAPSLPFVVGFDGGAGDTGKLVAGVRSLRDEYDFAADTVESIGDLVRRGESVLAEADPTDHPPEDVLAELGRLMDFDHGLLEALGVSSRTLDNMVWAAREAGAHGAKLTGAGGGGCIVALDETAETETALRYTAECEDVFRAELARDGVRVEDE from the coding sequence ATGACCGTTTCCAGCGCTCCCGGGAAGGTCTACCTGTTCGGGGAGCACGCAGTCGTCTACGGCGAACCGGCGGTGCCCTGCGCTATCGAGCGTCGGGCGACCGTCTCAGTCGAGACACGTGAGGACTCGCGGGTTCGCGTCAGCGCGCCGGACCTGAGCCTCGACGGCTTTACCGTCGAGTACGGTGGCAACGGTGACGAGCGACCCGACGTGAATGTCTCGGAAGGGCTCGTCGAGGCCGGTATCGAATATATCGATGTCGCCGTCGAACAAGCGCGAGATGCGGCCAACGCACCGAATGCGGGCTTTGATGTCACTGTCGAGAGCGACATCCCGCTTGGTGCAGGCCTCGGGTCGTCGGCAGCCGTCGTCGTCGCCAGTATCGACGCCGCGACGCGCGAACTCGGCCACCCACTCGATCCCGAAGAACTCGCAGCGCGCGCCTACCGCGCGGAGTACGAGGTACAGGACGGCCAAGCCTCGCGCGCGGACACCTTCTGTTGTGCAGTCGGCGGCGCAGTTCGCGTCGAGGGCGACGACTGCCAGCATATCGACGCGCCGAGTCTCCCGTTCGTCGTCGGCTTCGACGGCGGCGCGGGCGACACGGGAAAACTCGTCGCCGGTGTCCGGTCGCTCCGCGACGAGTACGACTTCGCAGCCGATACCGTCGAGAGTATCGGCGACCTCGTCCGGCGCGGCGAGTCCGTCCTCGCCGAGGCCGACCCGACGGATCACCCACCGGAAGATGTACTGGCCGAACTCGGCCGCCTGATGGACTTCGATCACGGACTGCTGGAAGCTCTCGGCGTCTCCTCACGCACGCTCGACAACATGGTATGGGCGGCCCGCGAGGCGGGCGCGCACGGTGCGAAACTCACCGGCGCGGGCGGCGGTGGCTGTATCGTCGCCTTAGACGAGACGGCGGAGACGGAGACCGCGCTCCGCTACACCGCCGAGTGCGAAGACGTGTTTCGTGCCGAACTCGCCCGCGACGGTGTCCGGGTGGAAGACGAATGA
- a CDS encoding 50S ribosomal protein L11: protein MAGTIEVLVPGGEANPGPPLGPELGPTPVNVQDVVQEINDETAAFDGMEVPVTVEYDDDGSFSIEVGVPPTAELIKDEAGFETGSGEPQENFVADLSFDQVKKIAEQKSSDLLSYDTKNAAKEVVGTCTSLGVTIEGNDPREFKERIDDGEYDDQLVA from the coding sequence ATGGCTGGAACTATCGAAGTGCTCGTTCCCGGCGGGGAGGCCAACCCCGGTCCGCCGCTCGGACCGGAACTCGGCCCGACGCCTGTGAACGTGCAGGACGTCGTGCAGGAAATTAACGATGAGACCGCCGCGTTCGACGGCATGGAAGTGCCCGTGACGGTCGAGTACGACGACGACGGCTCGTTCTCCATCGAAGTCGGCGTCCCGCCGACGGCGGAACTCATCAAGGACGAAGCCGGTTTCGAAACCGGGTCCGGCGAACCCCAGGAGAACTTCGTCGCCGACCTGAGCTTCGACCAAGTGAAAAAGATTGCCGAGCAGAAGTCCTCCGACCTCCTCTCGTACGACACGAAGAACGCTGCGAAGGAAGTCGTCGGGACCTGTACCTCCCTCGGCGTCACCATCGAGGGGAACGACCCCCGCGAGTTCAAAGAGCGTATCGACGACGGCGAGTACGACGACCAACTCGTCGCATAA
- a CDS encoding 50S ribosomal protein L10, which produces MSESESVRKTETIPEWKRIEVGELTDFLEEYQSVGVVSVTGIPSRQLQSMRRDLHGSAELRMSRNTLVTRALEQVNDGLEELTDYVYGQVALVGTNDNPFGLYKQLEASKTPAPINAGEVAPNDIVIPEGDTGVDPGPFVGELQQVGASARIMEGSIKVTEDSHVLDEGEVVSEELSNVLNELGIEPKEVGLDLRGVYSEGVLFEPDELAIDVEEYRADIQSAAAGARNLSINAGYPTAQTAPTMLAKAAGEAKALGLFAAIEDPELVPDLIAKADAQLRTLAAQIDDEEALPEELRGVEAPAAAPADEADEDESTDEEDTEAEADDTDDDDEDDGDGAEGLGAMFG; this is translated from the coding sequence ATGAGCGAGAGCGAGTCCGTCCGCAAGACAGAGACCATCCCCGAGTGGAAACGCATCGAAGTCGGTGAACTCACCGACTTCCTCGAAGAGTACCAGTCCGTCGGCGTCGTCAGCGTCACCGGCATCCCGAGCCGCCAGCTGCAGAGCATGCGTCGGGATCTTCACGGAAGCGCGGAGCTTCGGATGAGCCGAAACACGCTCGTCACCCGCGCGCTCGAACAGGTCAACGACGGCCTCGAAGAGCTGACCGACTACGTCTACGGACAGGTCGCACTTGTCGGGACGAACGACAACCCGTTCGGCCTGTACAAGCAGCTCGAAGCGTCGAAGACGCCTGCACCCATCAACGCGGGCGAAGTCGCCCCGAACGACATCGTCATCCCCGAGGGTGACACCGGTGTCGATCCGGGTCCCTTCGTTGGTGAACTCCAGCAGGTCGGTGCGTCCGCCCGCATTATGGAGGGCTCCATCAAAGTCACCGAGGACTCCCACGTCCTCGATGAAGGTGAAGTCGTCTCCGAGGAACTCTCAAACGTCCTGAACGAGCTCGGAATCGAACCCAAGGAGGTCGGTCTCGACCTTCGTGGCGTCTACTCTGAAGGCGTCCTGTTCGAACCCGACGAGCTCGCAATCGACGTCGAGGAGTACCGCGCGGACATCCAGTCCGCCGCGGCCGGTGCCCGCAACCTTTCGATCAACGCGGGCTACCCCACGGCGCAGACCGCACCCACGATGCTCGCAAAAGCCGCCGGCGAGGCGAAGGCCCTCGGCCTGTTCGCCGCCATCGAGGATCCCGAACTCGTTCCGGACCTCATCGCCAAGGCAGATGCGCAGCTCCGCACGCTTGCAGCGCAGATTGACGACGAGGAGGCCCTCCCTGAGGAACTCCGCGGCGTCGAAGCGCCCGCAGCGGCGCCCGCCGACGAGGCGGACGAAGACGAATCGACTGACGAAGAAGATACTGAAGCCGAAGCCGACGACACCGACGACGACGATGAAGACGACGGAGACGGTGCTGAAGGCCTCGGCGCGATGTTCGGATAA
- a CDS encoding MBL fold metallo-hydrolase, producing the protein MRVTFLGTGSAMPLPDRVQTGLLVESDERSLLVDCGSGVLNRLTNTDVGYEGIGTVLLTHHHLDHVSDLLALLKARWLAGETHLEVVGPTGTKRLLDGLLDVHDYLQDRVELRIREVTAGSFEVAGFEIEATETRHSKDCLAYRFHGDSDAGDDDRSGGDFVFSGDSEAFEGLANFADGAAVLAHDCSFPDEVDVSNHPTPAQLGEALAGYDIGRVYLTHLYPHTEGKHEEMLQSIGDRYDGDVRFARDGLRIDI; encoded by the coding sequence ATGCGCGTCACGTTTCTCGGAACCGGAAGCGCGATGCCGCTTCCGGACCGCGTCCAGACTGGTCTCCTCGTTGAATCCGACGAGCGTTCGCTGCTCGTGGATTGCGGAAGCGGCGTCCTCAACCGTCTCACGAACACTGACGTGGGGTACGAAGGCATCGGTACCGTTCTCCTCACTCACCACCACCTAGACCACGTCTCGGACCTCCTCGCCCTCCTGAAAGCCCGGTGGTTGGCCGGCGAGACGCATCTGGAAGTCGTGGGACCGACCGGGACCAAACGGCTTCTCGACGGGCTTCTCGACGTTCACGACTACCTACAGGACCGCGTTGAACTCCGAATCCGGGAGGTCACCGCCGGGTCGTTCGAGGTCGCGGGCTTCGAAATCGAGGCGACGGAGACGCGACACTCGAAGGACTGTCTCGCATACCGGTTCCACGGCGACAGCGACGCCGGAGACGATGACCGGAGCGGCGGCGATTTCGTCTTTTCGGGCGACTCGGAGGCGTTCGAGGGATTAGCCAACTTCGCCGACGGCGCGGCCGTCCTCGCACACGACTGCTCGTTCCCCGACGAAGTGGACGTTTCAAACCATCCGACACCCGCACAGTTGGGCGAGGCACTGGCCGGATACGACATCGGTCGCGTCTACCTCACGCACCTGTATCCGCATACCGAAGGAAAACACGAGGAGATGCTACAGTCGATTGGTGACCGCTACGACGGCGACGTACGCTTCGCACGCGACGGCCTCCGAATCGACATCTGA
- the rpl12p gene encoding 50S ribosomal protein P1 encodes MEYVYAALILNESDEEVNEENVTAVLESAGVDVEESRVKALVAALEDVDIEEAVETAAAAPAPAAGGAGGEVEAAGDDDDDEGGEEEEEAAEEEEEDEEASGEGLGELFG; translated from the coding sequence ATGGAATACGTTTACGCAGCTCTCATCCTGAACGAATCGGACGAAGAGGTCAACGAAGAGAACGTCACCGCAGTGCTCGAATCCGCCGGTGTTGACGTCGAGGAATCCCGCGTCAAGGCGCTCGTCGCCGCGCTGGAAGACGTCGACATCGAGGAAGCTGTCGAGACGGCTGCCGCCGCACCCGCGCCCGCCGCGGGCGGTGCTGGTGGCGAAGTCGAAGCCGCTGGCGACGACGACGATGACGAAGGCGGCGAGGAAGAAGAAGAAGCCGCAGAAGAAGAAGAGGAAGACGAAGAGGCCTCCGGCGAAGGTCTCGGCGAACTCTTCGGCTAA
- a CDS encoding zinc-binding metallopeptidase family protein translates to MDDTRRTFLKDLLTTPSPSGYEADGQRVWVSYVEEFADEVRVDDYGNAVAVHEGTGGGPEIAFTGHADEIGYIVRDVTDDGFLRIAAIGGADRTVSKGQHVTVHAADGEVPGVIGQTAIHLRDVGEEEYDDLEEQFVDIGAADEAEAHELVEVGDPLTVETRVRDLHGSRMAARGMDNRVGTWAAAEALRHAVEADVDATVYAVSTVQEELGVQGAKMVGYDLNPDAAVAIDVTHATDNPDVESKHKGPVELGEGPVITRGSANHPAVVELARNAANDADVDVQLQAAGIRTGTDADAFYTSRSGIPSLNIGIPNRYMHTPVEVVDTEDLDAIATLLGSMAVGAEDAAPFGVNV, encoded by the coding sequence ATGGACGATACACGACGAACGTTCCTGAAGGACCTCCTGACGACGCCGAGTCCCTCCGGTTACGAGGCTGACGGGCAGCGCGTCTGGGTTTCGTACGTCGAGGAGTTCGCCGACGAAGTGCGCGTTGACGACTACGGCAACGCCGTTGCGGTCCACGAAGGAACGGGTGGGGGACCCGAAATCGCCTTCACGGGCCACGCCGACGAGATCGGGTACATTGTCCGCGACGTGACCGACGATGGATTCCTCCGCATCGCGGCTATCGGCGGCGCTGACCGTACTGTTTCGAAGGGCCAGCACGTCACCGTGCACGCGGCCGACGGTGAGGTTCCGGGCGTTATCGGACAGACGGCGATTCACCTCCGCGACGTTGGCGAGGAGGAGTACGACGACTTAGAAGAACAGTTCGTGGACATCGGCGCGGCAGACGAGGCGGAAGCGCACGAACTCGTCGAAGTCGGTGACCCGCTAACCGTCGAAACGCGCGTCCGCGACCTGCACGGATCACGCATGGCCGCCCGCGGGATGGACAACCGTGTCGGGACGTGGGCCGCCGCCGAAGCCCTCCGACACGCCGTCGAAGCGGACGTGGACGCGACGGTCTACGCCGTGAGTACAGTGCAAGAGGAACTCGGCGTCCAGGGCGCGAAGATGGTCGGCTACGACCTGAACCCCGACGCCGCCGTCGCCATCGACGTGACGCACGCGACGGACAACCCTGATGTAGAGAGTAAACACAAAGGTCCCGTCGAACTCGGCGAAGGGCCGGTCATCACTCGCGGGAGTGCGAACCATCCTGCCGTGGTCGAACTCGCACGCAACGCGGCCAACGACGCCGACGTTGACGTGCAGTTGCAGGCTGCTGGGATTCGGACCGGTACCGACGCCGACGCCTTCTACACCTCCCGAAGCGGGATTCCATCGCTGAATATCGGCATCCCGAACCGCTACATGCACACGCCGGTCGAAGTGGTGGATACTGAAGACCTCGACGCGATTGCGACGCTTCTCGGGTCGATGGCGGTAGGCGCTGAAGACGCCGCACCGTTCGGTGTGAACGTATAA
- a CDS encoding 50S ribosomal protein L1, with protein sequence MADTIVDAVSRALDEAPERNFRETVDLAINLRDLDLNDPSKRVDESIVLPAGTGQETKIVVFATGETALQAEEVADQVMDGDDLEDLGDDTDAAKDLADEIDFFVAEANMMQDIGRYLGTVLGPRGKMPTPLQPDDDVVEVVNRMKNTVQLRSRDRRTFHTRVGAEDMSADEIAENIDVIVRRLEATLEKGPLNIDGIFVKTTMGPSVEVRA encoded by the coding sequence ATGGCAGATACGATAGTTGACGCAGTCTCTCGCGCACTTGACGAGGCACCTGAGCGGAACTTCCGCGAAACGGTTGACCTTGCGATCAACCTGCGCGACCTTGACCTAAACGACCCGTCGAAGCGTGTCGACGAGAGCATCGTGCTCCCGGCCGGCACCGGACAGGAGACGAAGATTGTCGTCTTCGCGACTGGCGAGACCGCACTTCAAGCTGAGGAGGTTGCCGACCAAGTGATGGACGGCGACGACCTCGAAGACCTTGGAGACGATACGGACGCCGCCAAAGATCTCGCGGACGAAATCGACTTCTTCGTGGCAGAGGCCAACATGATGCAAGATATTGGCCGTTACCTCGGGACCGTTCTCGGTCCACGAGGGAAGATGCCGACGCCGCTCCAACCCGACGACGACGTGGTCGAAGTTGTGAATCGGATGAAGAACACGGTCCAACTCCGCAGTCGTGACCGCCGCACGTTCCACACCCGCGTGGGTGCAGAGGACATGTCGGCCGACGAAATCGCGGAGAACATCGACGTCATCGTTCGTCGTCTCGAGGCAACACTCGAGAAGGGTCCCCTCAACATTGACGGGATCTTCGTGAAGACGACGATGGGTCCGTCGGTGGAGGTACGCGCATGA